The region ACCTGCGGCATTTACTGGAGGCGGAAGACGGCATCTGCATCGTCGGCGAATGCGCCAACGCGATAGAGGCCATCAGCGGTATCCACCGCCTGCAACCGGACGTGGTGTTCCTGGATATTCAGATGCCGCGCATTACCGGGCTGGAAATGGTGGGTATGCTCGATCCCAACCGCATGCCGCATATCGTGTTCCTGACCGCCTATGACGAGTACGCGGTGCAGGCTTTTGAAGAACATGCGTTTGATTATCTGCTGAAACCGGCGGAGCCGAAGCGGTTGAGCAAAACGCTGCAGCGCCTGCAGCAGCACCGTGGGCAGCAGAATATCGCCGCACTGGATGAGAGCGCCGGCTATCTGAAATACATTCCCTGCACCGGCCACAGCCGCATTTACCTGTTGCGTTTTGACGAGGTGGTGGCTGTCCGCTCGCGGTTGAGCGGGGTGTTCGTGGTGCGCAATGACGGCATGGAGTGT is a window of Serratia plymuthica DNA encoding:
- the btsR gene encoding two-component system response regulator BtsR, producing the protein MLNVLIVDDEPSARDNLRHLLEAEDGICIVGECANAIEAISGIHRLQPDVVFLDIQMPRITGLEMVGMLDPNRMPHIVFLTAYDEYAVQAFEEHAFDYLLKPAEPKRLSKTLQRLQQHRGQQNIAALDESAGYLKYIPCTGHSRIYLLRFDEVVAVRSRLSGVFVVRNDGMECFTELTLRTLELRTPLVRCHRQYLVNLEQVREIRFEDSGAAEMIMPAGEPVPVSRRYLKALKEELGLRG